The DNA region GGTGTGGCTGAAGTACCTCGGAGGGCAGTAGGAGAGGCAGAGGTGGCCCAGGATGTAGGCGGGGCTGTGGCATTCTGCACAGGGGACACAGACGAGGGGGAGTGAGGCCAAGGCCCGGCACCTGTCTGCCCTCCCGCCCCGGGCTGCACACGCACACTGCCCGCTGCTGCGCCTCCCAGCGGGTAGGCCGGGCCACGCCACGCCAGGCACTCACCCTGGCACAGCCCCTCTGTGTCCCGCTGCACACACGCGCTGCTGGTCACCTGGGGGCCCGGGGGCCGCGCCGTCATGTCCTCGGCCGTCCCATAGAGCAGCAGCGTGTAGCGGTACAGCGTCCCTGGGCAGGGGTCGCGGTGGGcacggggaggagggggagaggctgtTGGCAGCCTGCTCCTGCCCTTCTGGGCCCCGCTCCCCAGCCGCCCGCCCCCGAGCGGGAGTCCCAGACCCTGACGGCGCCGGGCTGAGCACCCGCTGTGCACGGGTCACGGACGGTGTCTGGTAAGCGGGTACGTACTCCACACCAGACACACCTGCTCGGTCTCTGGGGAGACCGCAGGGAGCCCCTTGGCAGTGGGTACCCGGGGGGCCCCAGAGTCCGAAGCCCCAGCCTGCGTGCAGCTCTCACCCGTGTTGAAGTAGTAGCCCTTGTTCTCCAGGCCCAGAGTCCACAAGCCCTGCGGGTCCTCGTCCCAGAAGTGGGTGGACATGAAGATCCAGTTGTTGTAGCCTTGGCCACTGACATCCAAGGGTCTGGGAcagaaggtggggtggggggcggaggtGGCCCCGTGCTGGCTGCGGGGAGGGCTCCCACGGGGGCGGGTGTCCGGTGGAAGCAGCCCGACCTGGACCCCCCCTGACCGCAGTGTGCTCCCCACgcccagggaagggaggagcGTCTGCTGCAGGCCGGGTCCTCCTCCCGGGTACCTGATGGCCACGAGCGTGGAGCGGGTGCCCATGGGGCTGGTGAGTGAGATCTCCAGGTCCCCCCGGCGGCTGTAGGACAGTGACAGCCGCACCTGCACGTGCTCCAGGGAGCGGATGTAGTTGGCACGGCCGGCGCAGGCCGACACATTCTTCCGCACTTGCATCAGCGGCAGGATGGGGCTAGGGGCGGCGTGGGGGGTGAGGGCCCCTCCTGTGGGcctgccgggggaggggggccagcAGGCGGGGTCTGGGCTCAGATCGTGGGGCCCTCCCTCTCATTTGACAGGTGGGTAAACAGAGGCCTCGGGACCAGCCTCCCACGGGTTTGCCAACCCGCCCCCCAGGTAACGACAGGTGCGGGGAGATGACAGGCGAGCACGGTGGGGGGGCGGCTGAGGAGGGCGCTCACGTGGGGGTGTGCACGATCCGGACGGCGCATCTCTGCTGGGGCTGTGTGGGCAGCCAGGTCCGAGCCATGTCCACCAGCAGCCTGGCGTCCAGCAGCCCGTAGCCGTAGTGGTGGCTCACTGTGCGGAGGGGCGGTCATCACTCGCCCCCGGACGtggcaccccccctcccccaggccctgcctcaCCTTGGCGCCCCACACCGTTGGTCCTCCAGTCCTCAGCCTGGAGCTGCGCCGGCCTGGACGCGCGGACCACCAGGTGCTGCATGTCCCTCCACGTCAAGAACGGGCTGGGGGCAGGCGAGGGCAGGTGAGCTGGGGCCATGCTGGGGGGTGAGCGCGGTAAGCGGGGTCCCCTCCGTCACCTACTTGGCCTCCAGAGCCAGGGCGATCATGCCCGCAGCCAGCGGGGCCGAGGCCGAGGTGCCTGTGTGTCTGTCCGTGCACTGGTGGTGCAGGTCTGTGGTGACCTAGGGGCAGacagggggcttggagggcctgGTACGCATGAAAGCCCAGACTCGGTTCAAGAAGGTACCGCCGAGATCCTGCCAGGAACAGGGCCCTGGGGAGCCGGCCCTGCCTGGAAGACAGGAGGGTGTGTGAAGGAATGACAACACTGGGGCCTGGTCTTGGACCCATTTGTGTTCCAGGTGTCacagggcagccctgggaggaggggaagtagggggcaggaaggcagggggagcaggagggaaggtgggggaggggacaggtagaaggggaggaggagggagtgaatTAGGACAAGGGGAtgggagagaaaggggcagaagggaaagtgagggagaaacagatgggagggggcagaggacaggcagggagggggcatgggacaggagggaggggcaggggacaggcaggaagggacaggcgacaggagaggagagggcagggggcaggaggggagggggcagggggcaggaggggacagaggagacCTGGCTGCCGGACCTGGGGGTGTGGCGGGCACTCACGATCTGCGGGTCAGCGGCCACGCCGCTGCTGTAGGTGGTGGTGAGCGTGGAGGCGCAGGCCTCGCTGTACCAGGGCACGCGGCCCTGCCGGGTGGTGCTGCCCACCGAGAGAGTGTGGATGCTGTTGGTGTAGCCGTCACAGTTGCAGTTGTCATAGTGCAGGCCGCCGTTGCCCGACGCCCAGACGAAGAGCGTGCCCAGCCCACCGCGGCCCTGCACACAGGGAC from Ursus arctos isolate Adak ecotype North America unplaced genomic scaffold, UrsArc2.0 scaffold_14, whole genome shotgun sequence includes:
- the PCSK4 gene encoding proprotein convertase subtilisin/kexin type 4 isoform X12 gives rise to the protein MRPARTALWLRLVVALGLALVGPLPVGWSSARAPIYVSSWAVRVSQGYQEAERLARKFGFVNLGQIFPDGQYYHLRHRGVVQQSLTPHWGHRLRLKKDPKVQWFEQQTLRRRVKRSLAVPTDPWFPKQWYMNNKVQPDLNIMQAWSQGLSGQGVVVSVLDDGIEKDHPDLWANYDPLASYDFNDYDPDPQPRYTPSDENRHGTRCAGEVAAIANNGFCGTGVAYNARIGGVRMLDGTVTDVLEAQSLSLRPQHIHIYSASWGPEDDGRTVDGPGVLTREAFRRGVTKGRGGLGTLFVWASGNGGLHYDNCNCDGYTNSIHTLSVGSTTRQGRVPWYSEACASTLTTTYSSGVAADPQIVTTDLHHQCTDRHTGTSASAPLAAGMIALALEANPFLTWRDMQHLVVRASRPAQLQAEDWRTNGVGRQVSHHYGYGLLDARLLVDMARTWLPTQPQQRCAVRIVHTPTPTGGALTPHAAPSPILPLMQVRKNVSACAGRANYIRSLEHVQVRLSLSYSRRGDLEISLTSPMGTRSTLVAIRPLDVSGQGYNNWIFMSTHFWDEDPQGLWTLGLENKGYYFNTGTLYRYTLLLYGTAEDMTARPPGPQNATAPPTSWATSASPTALRGTSATPSRQ
- the PCSK4 gene encoding proprotein convertase subtilisin/kexin type 4 isoform X5, with the translated sequence MRPARTALWLRLVVALGLALVGPLPVGWSSARAPIYVSSWAVRVSQGYQEAERLARKFGFVNLGQIFPDGQYYHLRHRGVVQQSLTPHWGHRLRLKKDPKVQWFEQQTLRRRVKRSLAVPTDPWFPKQWYMNNKVQPDLNIMQAWSQGLSGQGVVVSVLDDGIEKDHPDLWANYDPLASYDFNDYDPDPQPRYTPSDENRHGTRCAGEVAAIANNGFCGTGVAYNARIGGVRMLDGTVTDVLEAQSLSLRPQHIHIYSASWGPEDDGRTVDGPGVLTREAFRRGVTKGRGGLGTLFVWASGNGGLHYDNCNCDGYTNSIHTLSVGSTTRQGRVPWYSEACASTLTTTYSSGVAADPQIVTTDLHHQCTDRHTGTSASAPLAAGMIALALEANPFLTWRDMQHLVVRASRPAQLQAEDWRTNGVGRQVSHHYGYGLLDARLLVDMARTWLPTQPQQRCAVRIVHTPTPTGGALTPHAAPSPILPLMQVRKNVSACAGRANYIRSLEHVQVRLSLSYSRRGDLEISLTSPMGTRSTLVAIRYPGGGPGLQQTLLPSLGVGSTLRSGGVQVGLLPPDTRPRGSPPRSQHGATSAPHPTFCPRPLDVSGQGYNNWIFMSTHFWDEDPQGLWTLGLENKGYYFNTGTLYRYTLLLYGTAEDMTARPPGPQVTSSACVQRDTEGLCQECHSPAYILGHLCLSYCPPSCRGGSPLNCTACPPSYTLDEHRGSCSGPVPPNGSPPAHRSGPPQLPPWPSPGRGPGLAGRGRREPLPLQCPLCRLPAAVWGPRQCWGSARVQLLAGT
- the PCSK4 gene encoding proprotein convertase subtilisin/kexin type 4 isoform X6 encodes the protein MGETEAPEGLDLRRTGAGIFPDGQYYHLRHRGVVQQSLTPHWGHRLRLKKDPKVQWFEQQTLRRRVKRSLAVPTDPWFPKQWYMNNKVQPDLNIMQAWSQGLSGQGVVVSVLDDGIEKDHPDLWANYDPLASYDFNDYDPDPQPRYTPSDENRHGTRCAGEVAAIANNGFCGTGVAYNARIGGVRMLDGTVTDVLEAQSLSLRPQHIHIYSASWGPEDDGRTVDGPGVLTREAFRRGVTKGRGGLGTLFVWASGNGGLHYDNCNCDGYTNSIHTLSVGSTTRQGRVPWYSEACASTLTTTYSSGVAADPQIVTTDLHHQCTDRHTGTSASAPLAAGMIALALEANPFLTWRDMQHLVVRASRPAQLQAEDWRTNGVGRQVSHHYGYGLLDARLLVDMARTWLPTQPQQRCAVRIVHTPTPTGGALTPHAAPSPILPLMQVRKNVSACAGRANYIRSLEHVQVRLSLSYSRRGDLEISLTSPMGTRSTLVAIRYPGGGPGLQQTLLPSLGVGSTLRSGGVQVGLLPPDTRPRGSPPRSQHGATSAPHPTFCPRPLDVSGQGYNNWIFMSTHFWDEDPQGLWTLGLENKGYYFNTGTLYRYTLLLYGTAEDMTARPPGPQVTSSACVQRDTEGLCQECHSPAYILGHLCLSYCPPRYFSHTQQAVTAGPGRSATPALRVCSSCHPSCHSCRGGSPLNCTACPPSYTLDEHRGSCSGPVPPNGSPPAHRSGPPQLPPWPSPGRGPGLAGRGRREPLPLQCPLCRLPAAVWGPRQCWGSARVQLLAGT
- the PCSK4 gene encoding proprotein convertase subtilisin/kexin type 4 isoform X11; translated protein: MQAWSQGLSGQGVVVSVLDDGIEKDHPDLWANYDPLASYDFNDYDPDPQPRYTPSDENRHGTRCAGEVAAIANNGFCGTGVAYNARIGGVRMLDGTVTDVLEAQSLSLRPQHIHIYSASWGPEDDGRTVDGPGVLTREAFRRGVTKGRGGLGTLFVWASGNGGLHYDNCNCDGYTNSIHTLSVGSTTRQGRVPWYSEACASTLTTTYSSGVAADPQIVTTDLHHQCTDRHTGTSASAPLAAGMIALALEANPFLTWRDMQHLVVRASRPAQLQAEDWRTNGVGRQVSHHYGYGLLDARLLVDMARTWLPTQPQQRCAVRIVHTPTPTGGALTPHAAPSPILPLMQVRKNVSACAGRANYIRSLEHVQVRLSLSYSRRGDLEISLTSPMGTRSTLVAIRYPGGGPGLQQTLLPSLGVGSTLRSGGVQVGLLPPDTRPRGSPPRSQHGATSAPHPTFCPRPLDVSGQGYNNWIFMSTHFWDEDPQGLWTLGLENKGYYFNTGTLYRYTLLLYGTAEDMTARPPGPQVTSSACVQRDTEGLCQECHSPAYILGHLCLSYCPPRYFSHTQQAVTAGPGRSATPALRVCSSCHPSCHSCRGGSPLNCTACPPSYTLDEHRGSCSGPVPPNGSPPAHRSGPPQLPPWPSPGRGPGLAGRGRREPLPLQCPLCRLPAAVWGPRQCWGSARVQLLAGT
- the PCSK4 gene encoding proprotein convertase subtilisin/kexin type 4 isoform X13, with product MGETEAPEGLDLRRTGAGIFPDGQYYHLRHRGVVQQSLTPHWGHRLRLKKDPKVQWFEQQTLRRRVKRSLAVPTDPWFPKQWYMNNKVQPDLNIMQAWSQGLSGQGVVVSVLDDGIEKDHPDLWANYDPLASYDFNDYDPDPQPRYTPSDENRHGTRCAGEVAAIANNGFCGTGVAYNARIGGVRMLDGTVTDVLEAQSLSLRPQHIHIYSASWGPEDDGRTVDGPGVLTREAFRRGVTKGRGGLGTLFVWASGNGGLHYDNCNCDGYTNSIHTLSVGSTTRQGRVPWYSEACASTLTTTYSSGVAADPQIVTTDLHHQCTDRHTGTSASAPLAAGMIALALEANPFLTWRDMQHLVVRASRPAQLQAEDWRTNGVGRQVSHHYGYGLLDARLLVDMARTWLPTQPQQRCAVRIVHTPTPTGGALTPHAAPSPILPLMQVRKNVSACAGRANYIRSLEHVQVRLSLSYSRRGDLEISLTSPMGTRSTLVAIRPLDVSGQGYNNWIFMSTHFWDEDPQGLWTLGLENKGYYFNTGTLYRYTLLLYGTAEDMTARPPGPQNATAPPTSWATSASPTALRGTSATPSRQ
- the PCSK4 gene encoding proprotein convertase subtilisin/kexin type 4 isoform X2 → MRPARTALWLRLVVALGLALVGPLPVGWSSARAPIYVSSWAVRVSQGYQEAERLARKFGFVNLGQIFPDGQYYHLRHRGVVQQSLTPHWGHRLRLKKDPKVQWFEQQTLRRRVKRSLAVPTDPWFPKQWYMNNKVQPDLNIMQAWSQGLSGQGVVVSVLDDGIEKDHPDLWANYDPLASYDFNDYDPDPQPRYTPSDENRHGTRCAGEVAAIANNGFCGTGVAYNARIGGVRMLDGTVTDVLEAQSLSLRPQHIHIYSASWGPEDDGRTVDGPGVLTREAFRRGVTKGRGGLGTLFVWASGNGGLHYDNCNCDGYTNSIHTLSVGSTTRQGRVPWYSEACASTLTTTYSSGVAADPQIVTTDLHHQCTDRHTGTSASAPLAAGMIALALEANPFLTWRDMQHLVVRASRPAQLQAEDWRTNGVGRQVSHHYGYGLLDARLLVDMARTWLPTQPQQRCAVRIVHTPTPTGGALTPHAAPSPILPLMQVRKNVSACAGRANYIRSLEHVQVRLSLSYSRRGDLEISLTSPMGTRSTLVAIRYPGGGPGLQQTLLPSLGVGSTLRSGGVQVGLLPPDTRPRGSPPRSQHGATSAPHPTFCPRPLDVSGQGYNNWIFMSTHFWDEDPQGLWTLGLENKGYYFNTGTLYRYTLLLYGTAEDMTARPPGPQVTSSACVQRDTEGLCQECHSPAYILGHLCLSYCPPRYFSHTQQAVTAGPGRSATPALRVCSSCHPSCHSCRGGSPLNCTACPPSYTLDEHRGSCSGPVPPNGSPPAHRSGPPQLPPWPSPGRGPGLAGRGRREPLPLQCPLCRLPAAVWGPRQCWGSARVQLLAGT